TCGTGTCCGAGGGCTTCACGCTCAAGGGTATGGACGAGGCGTACAGCGACAAGGGTCTGGATGCCTTCAACCGCCCGCGTCTCGGCGGCATCAGCGAGGTGCTTGCGCCTGAGATCGAGCGGATCACCGGCATCGAGACCCGTTCGACCGTTCTCGGGCACATCCAGCGCGGCGGCTCGCCCTCCGGCTTCGACCGCGTGCTCGCCACCCGCCTGGGGCTGAGCGCCGCCGACGCGCTCGTCGACGGCGCCTGGGGTCAGATGGTCGCTCTGCGCGGCACCGACATCGTGCGGGTGCCGTTCGAAGAGGCCCTCGGCGAGCTCAACACCGTGCCGCTGTCGCGCTACGAGGAGGCCGCAGCCCTGTTCGGCTGACCCGCCGCGCCCTGAGCGGTTCGGCATGCGCCCCTTCACCGATGTCTCACAAGATATGGGTGCGGGGCAGGCTCACCCGCCGCTTCTGAGACATCCTCCTCGTGCGTGTCACACAAGGTGCGGGTGCAGGGCGGCCCCACCCGCCAGTTCTGGGACATCCCTCTCTCATCGAGCGTGTCCCACAAGATGCGGGTGCCGGGCAGCCTCACCCGCAGGTTCTGAGACATGCGTGCGCACGTCACCGAAGTCCGGGATGCCAGCCGGCGGCGACGAGAGCCCTCGCGACCTTGTCGACGGCGATCCGAGGATCCGGACGCACGTGATGGCTGAGGATGCGCACATGATCCCAGTTCTGCCGGCGAATCGCGTCCCAGCGGTCGGCATCCTTCGCGAACTGCTCATCGGATGCATGCTGCCGGCCGTCGTACTCCGGGGCGACGCGATACTTCCGATACGCGAGGTCCAGACGCGCGATGAACGCGCCGGTCGAATCGCGCAGCTCGACGTTGAGATCCGGTTCCGGCAGTCCCGCACGCGTGAGCAGCAGCCGCAGGCGGGTCTCCTCAGGGCTCTCCGAGCCGACGCGGATCTCCTGCAGTGCGCGGACGAGTCGACCGCGCACATCACCGCCGGCGAGGACCTCCTCCCAGAGATCATCGATCGTAAGCAGTGAGTTGCGCGGGTGGACGAGGAAGTCGCCGGCGACGATGAGGTCGTCCACGCTCCAGTGAGCGACGGCCTGCCGCCACATGCGAGCGGGGTGTTCCACGGGGAGGCCCTGCACCGCCCACCGTGCCGGCTCCCGCTGTTGAAGGCGGTGGCCGATCACGCCTCGCCGTCGCGGCTGGGGATGCGGCCGCCGCACCGAGACATGCACCGCCCGTCTGGGGGCTGACGTGAAGGGCAGCGGCGTGCCCAGCAGCGCCAGACCGGTCTCGTGGCTGAAGAACTGATGCTCGGTCAATGCAGGAGCGATGCCTCTGATGTCGTCGAGCAGGACTCTCTTCAGCTCCTCCATGCGTGCTGCGGGCGTCGCATCCGTCAGGGGTGCCCTCGTCGTGAGCGCCGCAGGCGGAACCCGGACTCCTCGTGTCGGGGCGAGCAGATCCGCGGCTCTCAGGCGCGAGGCACTGACCCCGAGACGACGGGCAGTCGCCACGGCGAATGGGTCGGTGCGGAGGTTCAGTGGAAGGGGCGTCCGGTGAGACATGGCTCGATCTCAGCCCATCGCGGTGGGTCGTGGGATCCGCATTCCAGCGCCTGTGCACAACCGCGTCGATCCGCTCTCCTGTGCAGGAGGAACGCGCCACTGCGGCATGTCCGAGAAGGTGCGGGTCGTCGGCGCGGTGAGTAGCGCCTTCTGGGACATGCACCCGGATGGTGTCGCAGAAGATGCGGGTGCCGGGAACCGGCACCCGCATCTTGTGGGACATGGTGGGAATGAGGCGCGGGCCTGCAGTCGGCCGGCAGTTTCGACCGAGACACGCCGCGGGAAGACGCGCCCCTCCAGCAGGCCGGCTTCAGCCGGCGAGGCCCAGCACGTCGAGCATCCAGGCGATCTCGAACGCCCGCTCGCGCCAGGCGTTGTACCGTCCGCTCACGCCGCCGTGCCCGGCGGACATCTCGCACTTGAGGATGACGTCCTGCGCGCCGGCGTACCGCAGCGCGGCCACCCACTTGGCGGGCTCGACGTACAGCACCCGGGTGTCGTTCAGCGAGGTCATCGCCAGGATCCGCGGATAGGCGGTGCCGGGTCGGATGTTCTCGTACGGCGTGTACGTCTTCATGTAGGCGTAGACCTCGGGGTCGTGCAGCGGGTCGCCCCACTCGTCCCACTCCACGACGGTCAGCGGCAGCGACGGGTCGAGGATCGACGTCAGAGCGTCGACGAACGGCACGCTGGCGAGGATGCCGGCGAACAGCTCGGGCGCGAGGTTCGCCACCGCTCCCATCAGCAGACCGCCGGCGCTGCCGCCCTCGGCGACCATCCGTTCGGGGGTCGTCACGCCGGTGTCGACGAGGTGGCGACCGCAGGCGATGAAGTCGGTGAAGGTGTTGCGCTTGCTGAGCTCCTTGCCGTCCTCGTACCAGTGCCTGCCCATCTCTCCACCGCCGCGCACGTGGGCGACGGCGAAGACGACGCCGCGGTCGAGCAGCGACAGCCGCATGGTCGAGAAGCCGGGGTCGATCGAGTGCTCGTACGAGCCGTACCCGTACAGGTGCACCGGGCGCACCTCCCCACCCGGATCTCCGAACGAGCGCTTCCAGACCAGCGAGATCGGCACCCGCACTCCGTCGGGCGCGGTCGCCCACTCGCGACGCTGCCCGTACTCCGCCGGGTCGTACCCACCCAGCACGGGCTGCTGCTTGCGCACGTGCTTCACCCCGGTCGACGGCTCGAGGTCGAGCACGGTCGACGGCGTCACGAACGACGCGTAGCCCATCCGCAGGAACGGCGAGTGCCACTCCGGGTTGCCGCTGAAGTACGCCTCGTACAGCGGCTCGTCGAACCCGACGACGTCGAGTTCACCGGTGCGGTAGTCGAGCAGCGCCGCGTGCGGCATCCCGTCGGTGCGGAACTCCACCGTCGCGAAATCGCGGAAGCAGTCCACATCGAGCAGCCGGCGCCCGGGAGTGTGGGGGAGCAGCACCTGCCGGTCGCCCTGCGGGTCGGATGCCGCCACCGAGACGAGCTCGAAGTCCAGGGCCCCGTCATTGTGCAGGATCAGCAGTCGGTCCTCGCCGTCGACGACGGCGTGGTCGACGGCGTACTCGACTCCGTCACGACGCGGCCAGACGACCTGCGGGGCCGAGGTCGGGTCGGCGAGATCGACGAGCAGCTCCTCGCTGGTGATCTTCGATCCGAGCCCGATCACGAGGTACTTCCGGCTGCGGGTGATGCCGGCGCCCAGCCAGAACCGCTCGTCGGGCTCATGGAACAGCTTCACGTCATCGTCGGCGGGGGTGCCGATGCGGTGCAGCCAGAGGGTGTCGGGCCGCCACGCGTCATCGCGCGTGGTGTAGATCACCGACTGCCCGTCGGGGGTCAGGAACGCCTGCCCTGTGTTCTCGATCACGTCGGCGAGCCGCTCGCCCGAGCCGAGGTCGCGCACGTGCACCGTGTACAGCTCCGAGCCCTCGAGGTCGACCGACCACAGCATCCGCGAGCCGTCCTCCGACATGTCGAACGCGCCCAGCGAGAAGAACTCGTGACCCTCGGCCTCGGCGTTACCGTCGAGCAGCACCACCTCGCCCTGCACGGGGACACCCGGCTCGAGAACGGGAGGCGTCCAGACGTCGCCGATCGCCGCGGTGCGGCACTGGATGCCGTACTGCGCGCCCTCCTCGGTGCGGGCGTAGTACCACCAGTCGCCGCGACGGGTCGGCACCGACAGATCGGTCTCGAGCACCCGCGCCTTGACCTCCTGGAACACGGTCTCGCGCAGAGCGCCGAGGTGCTCGGTGCGGGCCTCGGCGTAGTCGTTCTCGGCTTCGAGGTGCGCGATCACCTCGGCATCCTCCTTCGCCCTGAGCCATTCGTACGCGTCCTCGAACGCGTCGCCGTGGTGGGTGCGGGTGATCGGACGTCGGGCCGCGGCGGGCGGCGGCATGCGGGAATCGCTCACTCCTCAACGCTAGCGGAGCGGTCCCCGCCGGGGCCGAGGGTGCGGGGTGAAGTTGACCGACGGGGACCCGGGTGGGAGGATTCAGGCGGGCCCGTTAACGGAACATGAACCCACGGTGAACTCTTCGTTCGTCACGCCGCCGCGGCGGCATCCCCTCCTGGCAATCCCAACGAAAGAGAACGGTGGAAACCGCAGCCCTCGTCGTCGTGCTGGTCATTGCGCTGGCGCTCTTCTTCGATTTCACAAACGGATTCCACGACACCGCGAATGCGATGGCGACGCCCATCGCGACCGGTGCGCTGAAGCCCAAGACCGCCGTGCTGCTCGCGGCCGTGCTGAACCTCGTCGGCGCGTTCCTGTCGACCGAGGTCGCCAAGACCGTCTCGGGCGGCATCGTGAACGAGGGCGACATCTCCAACGCTCTGCTGCCGCAGCTGATCTTCGCCGGACTCATCGGCGCCATCACGTGGAACATGCTCACGTGGCTGCTCGGCCTGCCCTCCAGCTCGTCGCACGCCCTGTTCGGCGGTCTCATCGGCGCCACCCTCGTCGGTGTCGGCGTCTCGGGCATCAACTTCGGTGTCGTGATGTCGAAGGTCGTGCTTCCGGCTGTGATCGCCCCGCTGACCGCCGGGATCATCGCCTACACGGCGACGAAGGTGGCTTACGGGCTCACGCGTCGCTATGACGGCAAGCCCGACGGGCGCTCCGGCTTCCGCTGGGGTCAGATCTTCACCTCGTCGATGGTCGCCCTCGCGCACGGCACGAACGACGCGCAGAAGACGATGGGCGTGATCACGCTCGCGCTGATCACGGTCGGCTGGCAGACCGGCGACCCGAACAGCGAGAGCTACCACAACCCCGAGTTCTGGGTGATCGCAGCCTGTGCGTTCACGATCGCGCTGGGCACCTACCTCGGTGGATGGCGCATCATCCGCACACTCGGCAAGGGCCTGACTGAGGTCAAGCCGGCGCAGGGCTTCGCGGCCGAGAGCTCCACGGCCGCCACGATCCTCGCCTCGAGCGCCCTCGGCTTCGCGCTGTCGACCACCCAGGTCGCCTCCGGCTCGGTGATCGGATCGGGCCTGGGCCGCCGCGGCGCCAGCGTGCGCTGGCGCACGGCCGGGCGCATCGCGATCGGCTGGCTGCTCACCCTTCCGGCCGCCGGCGGTGTCGGTGGCCTCGCCGCACTGATCGTCGTCTGGCTGGGCGGCTGGGGCGTCGCGATCGACGCCGTCCTAGCTCTGATCGTGATCTTCGGCCTGTTCCTGCGCTCCCGCCGGGATGCCGTCACGCACGCCAACGCGATGAGCGACGTGGCCGCGTCCGGTCACGCCGTCGACCTTCCCGACGTACCTGGTCCGACCCGTCGCACCAGCCGCATCGAGCTGATGCGCGCGCTGGAGCGCGCCGAGCGCAAGGCCGATGAGGCTGAGCGTGCGGCACGTCGCGCCAAGAAGCTCAAGAAGGCGGGCGGCTCGCCCAGCGAGGTCAAGGCCGCGCGCAAGGCCGCCGAGAAGGCGGCGCAGAAGTATCAGGATGCCGAGAAGGCGGCGCAGGAGTGGGAGACCCTCAGCGCCAGCCGACGCGCGCGGGCCAAGCTCGCCGAGTGGGATCTCGCGATCGACGAGCAGGAGGACGCCCGATGAGCGTGGTGATCGACTGGGGCGCATTCCTGAACGTGTTCCTCGCCGCGATGATCGGCGCCGTCGCGACCGTGGTGTTCTACGCCCTCGGTCTGCGGATGCTGGTGCGCGCCGGTCGCGTGCCCGTCGTGACGCCGGCGGAGTTCACCGACGCGATCACCGTGCTCTCCGACAAGGAGATCCGCCGTGCGGAGAAGGCGGCGGCGAAGGCCGCACGCAAGAGCCCGCTGAGCGAGGGGCAGAAGACGCTGGCGTTCGGCGCGGCGATCCTCTTCTTCGTACTGTGCGGCGCGGCCGTGCTCGGCGGCATCCTACTCATCGTCATCGGCTTCTGATCGCGACGCACCGTCGGACGCGTCCGACGGCGGCGCAGCGCACGCACGCCGCCCCGGTCGCGCGTCATCGTGGATGTCGTCGTCCGGCCGTAGGCTGAGCGCATGGTCGATCTGCCCGTCTTCGGGCGCCACCAGCCGGCGTCCCACACGATCATCCACCTCAGCGACCCGCATTTCCTGGCCGACGGCGCCAGGCACGCCGGTGGCGCGGACAGTGAGGGGAACTTCGACCTCACGCTCGCGAGCGTCAGCCGGGTGCATCCGCATCCGTCCGCGATCGTCGTCACGGGAGACCTGACCGATCTCGGCGAGCCCGACGCCTACCGGCGTCTGCGCGCGGCGCTCGAGCCGGTGGCGGCGCAGCTGGGCTGCCCGATCATCTGGGTCGCGGGCAACCACGACGAGCGCCCCGCGCTGCGCGAGGGACTGCTCGACGGGCCGCCCACCCAGGATCCGGTGACAGGGGTGTGGGATCTCGACGGTCTGCGCCTGATCGCGCTCGACACGAGCATCCCCGGTTGGCATCACGGCGATGTCGACGAGCAGCAGCGCGAGTGGCTGGCCGGCGTGCTGTCCGAACCGGCTCCGCACGGCACGCTGCTGGCGATGCACCACCCGCCCCTGCCGGCGCACGTGCCGCTCTTCGACATCCTCGAGCTGCGCCACCAGGATGAACTGGCCGAGGTCATCCGCGGCACCGACGTGCGCGGCATCCTCGCCGGGCACCTGCACTACTCCTCATCCGGGATGTTCGCGGGCGTGCCGGTGAGCGTCGCCTCGTCGACCTGCTACACGATGAACCTCGGCAGAGCGGCCACCGAGGTCAACGGGATGGATGCCGCCCAGTCGTTCCAGCTCGTCCACGTGCGCCCCGAGACGATCACGCACACCGTGGTTCCGGTGGCCGATGCGCCCACCGGCGACTACTTCAGCGAGGAGTGGCTGCAGCAGATGGCGCGGCTGTCGCCGCAGCAGCGACTCGAGGTCTTCTCCCGCAAGCCGCCCGTGGCGCAGGCGTAGACTGGTGGCATCCCCCGAGTACTGATCGCCACTACCCACAAGGATGTGACATGGCCGTTGACGCGCCTGCCCTGACCCGTATTGAGACCGACTCGATCGGAAGCCTCGAGATCCCCGCTGACGCGTACTACGGCGTCCACACGCTGCGGGCCGAGCAGAACTTCCCGATCACGAAGAGGCCGATCTCCGTCTACCCCGACCTGATCCGGGCCCTCGCGATGGTCAAGCAGGCCAGCGCCCGCACGAACCGCGAGATCGGCGTGCTCGACGAGGTGCGCGCAGACCTCATCGACCGCGCTTCGCAGCGCGTCATCGACGGTGAGTTCCACGACCAGTTCGTGGTCGGCGTGATCCAGGGCGGCGCCGGTACGTCGACGAACATGAACGCCAACGAGGTCATCACGAACATCGCGCTCGAGATGGCCGGGCGTGAGAAGGGCGACTACGCGTACCTATCGCCGATCGACCACACCAACCGCAGCCAGTCCACCAACGACGTGTATCCGACGGCCGTGAAGATCGGCCTGTCGCTGAACCTGCGCTCGTTGCTCGACGAACTCGACCTGCTGCGCCGGTCGTTCCTGGGCAAGGCGGGGGAATTCCACGACATCCTCAAGGTGGGGCGCACCCAGTTGCAGGACGCCGTTCCGATGACGCTCGGTCAGGAGTTCCACGGCTTCGCCACGACGCTCGGCGAGGACCACAGCCGGCTCACCGAGAACGCCTCGCTGCTCACCGAGATCAACATGGGCGCGACCGCCATCGGCACCGGCATCACCACGCACCCCGACTACGCGGCGACAGTGCTGCGCCACCTGCGCGAGATCAGCGGGCTGAACCTCAGCACCGCCAGCGACCTGGTCGAGGCGACCAGCGACACCGGCGCCTTCATGTCGTTCTCGGCATCACTCAAGCGCAACGCGATCAAGCTGTCGAAGATCTGCAACGATCTGCGTCTGCTGTCGTCCGGTCCGCAGGCGGGCTTCGGCGAGATCAACCTGCCCGCCATGCAGGCCGGCTCGAGCATCATGCCGGGCAAGGTCAACCCGGTCATCCCCGAGGCGGTCAACCAGGTCGCCTTCGCGGTGGCGGGCGCCGACGTCACGGTCACCATGGCGGTCGAGGGCGGGCAGCTGCAGCTCAACGCCTTCGAGCCGGTGATCGCGCACTCGATCTTCCAGTCCATCACCTGGATGCGCCAGGCCATGTGGACGCTGCGCGTGAACTGCGTCGACGGCATCACCGCCAACCGCGAGCGTCTGGGCGCCATGGTCGGCGCCTCGGTGGGCGTCGTCACCGCGCTCACGCCGTTCATCGGCTACGCGGCCTCGGCGGCACTCGCGAAGACCGCGCTGCTGACCAACCGCAACATCGCCGACCTCGTCGTCGAGGCCGGCCTGATGTCGCGCGAAGAGGTCATGAAGCAGATCTCGCCCGCGCGGCTGTCGGGCCTCGAGGCCGTCACCTCGGTGATCCCGGTGATCGCCGCCGAGGACCTTCCGGAGAACTGATCCCCACGCCCACGAGCTGCGTCCTCACAGCACAGAAGGCGGATGCCGTACGGCATCCGCCTTCTGCATGTCCGGCGCCCGCGGGCGCGGGGATCAGTCCAGAATGCGGCAGTGCGTGGTGAGCTCTCCGATGCCCGCGATCCCGACCGTCACGGTGGAGCGGTCGCGCAGGAAGATCTGCGGGTCGCGGGAGTAGCCGGCACCACCGGGGCTGCCGGTGGAGATCAGCGTGCCAGGCAGCAGCGTGACCGAGGTCGACAGGTGCGCGATGAGGGTGGCGACGGAGCGCACCATCTGGCCGGTGCTGGCGTCCTGCACGGTGTGACCGTCGACGACGGCCCAGATGTGCAGATCCTGCGGGTCGGGGATCTCGTCGGCGGTCACGACGACCGGGCCTGTCGGCGTGAAGCCGTCGAAGGACTTGCACCGCGACCACTGCGCCTCGGCGAACTGGATGTCGCGCGCGGTCACGTCGTTGACCGCCGTGTATCCCCAGACCGCGTCGAGGGCGTTCTCGGCGGTTACGTCCTTCGTCGGCCGCCCGATGATGACCCCGAGCTCGGCCTCGTAGTCGATCGACTCGCTGAGACTGCGGGGCCAGCTCGTGGTGCGGCCGTGGCCGGTGAGCGAGTTGGGCCACAGCGTGAAGACGGTCGGGGCGGTGTCGGTCTTCAGCCCGAGCTCGCTGGAGTGGGCGGAGTAGTTCAGGCCGACCGCGAGGATCGCGGGCGGGTCGATGACGGCGGAGTCGAACCCGAACCCGTCCAGCGGATGCCGTGGGGCGGACGCCTCGCCGACGGCGGCGCGGACGCGGTCGAGCAGGTCGTCGCCACCCTCGATGAGCTCCTGCAGGGTGCGCGGGGCGGGGGAGAGGAGGTCGCTGACGAGGATCGCATCCTCGCCGTCGATGACCGCGAGGTGGAGGGAGTCGGTGTCGCTCGCGCGCAGATGGGCAAACCGCATGCCCTCTACGCTACCGGCAGGCATGCCGGAGCGCGGCGAGGCTCCCTCTAGGCTTTCCCTATGAGCTTTGGAGGACAGCCCCCGGCAGACGCACCGCCGCCTCCCTCGGGGCCGCCTTCCCGGCGAGCAGGGCGGCCTGCCCACGGCATCCGGCCGCAGCCGATCTACGGGCGGCCTCCGCAGCCCTTCCACGACAGGCCTCCCCAGCCCGCGTACGGCGCGCCCTCGGCGGCGGGAGCACCGCACGGCTCTGCGGCGACCGCATCCGTGTTCCCGGCGACCGGTTCGCATCCCGCGCCGGTGCCGCCGTCTCCGGCGCCGGCGATTCCGGCGCTGCCCATGCCGGTGCGGAAGGGCCGCTCGGTCTCGATCTGGATGTTCGGGGTGCTGGGCTTCGCGCTGATGGCCCTGGTCGCCTACTTCGCGCTGTTCCTGGGCGCGGGCGCCTCGGTGGTGGGGCTGGTGCTGGCGTTCATCCCGCTCGGGATCGTGCTGTTCGGGGTGCGCCTGATCGATCGCTGGGAACCCGAGCCGCGCAGTCTGGTGATCTTCGCCCTGGCGTGGGGCGCGGTCGTGTCGGTCGGCATCACGCTGCTGTTCGACCTGATGCTGAGCTTCGCGGTCGGTTCGCGGGACGCCATGTTCAGCGGACTGGTCCAGGCGCCGGTGGTCGAGGAGATCGCGAAGGGCGCGGGCGTGCTGCTGGTGTTCGCGATCGGGCGGCGGGCGTTCGACGGCCCGGTGGACGGCGTGGTCTACGGCGCCCTGGTCGGAGCGGGCTTCGCGTACACCGAGAACATCCAGTACTTCGGCATCAGCCTCGTCACCGGCGGGGCGGGCGAGCTCACCGTCACCTTCATCCTGCGCGGCCTCGTCTCGCCGTTCGCGCACGCGATGTTCACCGCATTGACGGGCTTCGCGATCGGGCTCGCCGTCCGCCGCGGTGCCACCGGCGCTGGGGCCTTCGGCGCGGGATCGGTCGGCGTCGTCGGCGCGATCGTGCTGCACGCCTTCTGGAACGGCTCGTCGCTGCTGGGTGACTTCCTGCTGCTGTACCTGACCACGCAGGTGCCGCTGTTCCTCGCGTTCATCATCGCGATCGTGCTGCTGCGGCGCGAGGAGGCGCGTCTGACGCAGCTGCGCCTGGGCGACTATGCGGCGGCAGGCTGGTTCACCCCCGAGGAGGTCGTCATGCTGGCGACGCCCGCCGGGCGTCGGGTGGGGCTGCAGTGGGCGGCAGGGCTGCGGGGTGACAGGAGAGTGCTCATGCGCTCGTTCATCCGTGACGCGACGACCCTCGCCGCTGTGCGGCAGCGGGCGATCAACGGCCACGATGCCTATGCGGCGGCGGATGAGCACGCGCTGCTGCTGCGCACCCGCGCGACCAGGGCGCAGCTGCTGGCCTACTGAGCCGGATCGGCGCTGCTTGACAGGCGACCGAGACCGCCGCGGACAGACTCAGCGCCCGGTGCTGCGGCGATGCCTGCGAGTCTCCCGGGCGCTGAGTTGATCTACTGACTAGGGTGCCCCTGACCTCGGCGGAAGTCAAGAGCCGGACGGCTGTGAGGTGTCAGATGCTCTCGACGATCACGTCGAGGGCCACGCCCTCGCACGCGATGCGGGGCAGCTCGGCGAGGCGGCTGCCGCGTACCGAGTCGCCGGTCGCGCACCGCGGGTCGGTGGAGACCACCACGCGGCCGACGCCGTTGACGAGGGTCACCTGCTGGCCGAGAGCCGCGAAGCGCGGGGTCAGCTCGCGCTCGACCTCGGAGACCAGCAGATCCAGTCCCGCGACGCCCAGCTGTGCGCCGTCGGCGGTGATCGCGGGGACGGCGATCGTGATGGTGTACTCGTCGCTGCAGAGGTAGTCGACGTAGGGACCGGCCACGTGAGGGAGCCGGGTGCTCATCGGCACGCGGAACCACTCCAGTTCGCTGTAGTCGATGTGCTCCTTGTTCACCGTCTGCGAGGCGAGTACGAGCTTGCGCCGGTCGGAACCCTGCCACCAGGCGAGGTGTCCGCGTGCGTCGGCGAGCAGGTCGATCGCGGCGATGAAGCCGGCGCCGTACACCGGGGCATCGGAAAGGTCGAGGGTGCGCAGCGCGTAGGGCTCGACGACGGCGTCGAGCTTCGCCCTCGTGAGCGCGCCTGCGGCCAGCAGCCCTGCGAGCTCCTGCGCACAGGGTGCGACCCATTCCAGCAGGGTGCGGATCGGGGATCCGAAGTAGTCCTGCACGATCTGCGCGGCGCCGGCCGGCGCCGCCGTGGTGGTGATTGTGCTCATCGCGTCCTCCTGTGCACGTCGATGGGTGCGGTGTTCATACAGGGCTCTCGGGTGAGCCCTGCAGGCTGATCAGCGCGTCGATGACGTCGGTGACCATGTTCTCGGTGCGCCGCGCCGCCTCGTCGGGGTCGCCCGACTCCACTGCGGTGATGATGCGGACCAGGCTCGCGGTCTGTGCGCGCACGCCCTCGGCATCCGGGCCCGCCAGCCGCAGGTACGGCGAGAACTCGGCCTGGAGCTTCATCTGCTCGCGGGTCAGACGCGCCGACTGGCTGAGCGAGACGAGCTCGACCTGCACGTCGTCGAGTACACGGCGCTGCTGGTCCTGGTCGAGATCCTCGAGCCGTTCGAGCCTTTGCAGCACGCGGCCGATCTCGCTGGGGTCCGCGCGCCGCGCGGCCAGCCGCACCGCGGCGGCGGTGATGGCGGCGTAGTGCGCACCCATGTCGCGCAGCGTGATGCGCGAGGTGCGGGCGAGCTCGGCACGGGCGAAGGCGAGCGGATCGGCGTCATCGACGACGAAGCTGCCGCCGTTGCGCCCGCGCCTGGTCACGATCAGACCGCGTCCGCGCACGGTCAGCAGCGCCTCGCGCACGGTGACGGGCGCGACGCCGAAGCTGCGGGCGAGCTCGGATTCGGAGGGGAGGCGCTCTCCGGCGCGCAGATGACCGCGATGGATGGCATCGACCAGGCGGCGCTCCACCAGTTCGGCGCGGCCCTCGTCGCCGATCGGCTGGAACAGCGCGCCGTGCAGTCGGTGGGGCTGACGGGCGCGCCGTGCCGCTGCCGCCACGGGCGGTGCGTCGGAGATCGTCTCCGTCGGCGATGTCAGCGGATCCATACCGGGATTCTCGCACTTCCGACGACTTCGCGGAAAGACTTGAAATATGTCCTACGGTTTTATATGTTTAAGCCCACCTTCGAATTCGACGATGATCGAGGAGCACGACGATGACGACTGCCGCACCCACCTCGCCCGATGCGAGGAGCGCGACCGACCAGCAGGGGAGCGTCTCCCTGCAGGGGCTCTCGAAGTCCTTCGGCGACTTCACGGCCGTGCGCGATCTCGATCTGCACGTGGCACCGGGGGAGTTCCTCTCGATGCTCGGGCCCTCAGGCTCGGGCAAGACCACCGTGCTGCGGATCATCGCCGGCTTCGAGGAGGCCACCTCCGGAACCGTGCGCCTCTCCGGCGTCGATGTCACGCGCACGCCGCCCCACGCACGTGACGTGAACACCGTCTTCCAGGACTATGCGCTCTTCCCGCACATGACCATCGCCGACAACGTCGGCTACGGGTTGCGTGTGCGCGGCACGAGCAAGGCCGACCGCGTCGAGCAGGTGCGGCAGTCGCTCGAGCGCGTGCGTCTCGACCACGTCGCCGATCGCCTGCCGCATCAGCTCTCCGGCGGGCAGCGGCAGCGCATCGCGCTGGCCCGCGCGCTCATCCTGCGTCCGCAGGTGCTGCTGCTGGACGAACCGCTCGGCGCCCTCGACAAGCAGCTGCGCGAGCACATGCAGATCGAGCTGAAGCGCATCCAGCGCGAGGTCGGGATCACCTTCGTCTTCGTCACGCACGATCAGGAGGAGGCGCTGACCCTCAGCGACCGCGTCGCCGTGTTCAACAACGGCCGGATCGAGCAGATCGGCACCGCCCGCGAGGTGTACGAGGAGCCCACGACCGAGTTCGTGGCACGCTTCCTGGGGCTGTCCAACCTCATCTCCGCCGACCTGGCGCATGAGCTCACGGGTGACCGTCGCGCGATGAGCATCCGTCCCGAGCGGGTGCGGATGCTGCCCGCCGACGACGACCTCGCCGCCGGCGAGGTCGGACTCGCCGGCACGATCGGCGAGACCGTGTACACCGGTCCGTCGACCCGCTTCCTCGTCACCACGGATGCCGGTGTCGACATCCTCGCCGAACGGCCCAATGCCCATCACGACGGCGCCGCAGCCGCGCACCGCGGCGACCGTGTGCGCGTGGCGTGGAACCCCGCGCACGCTGCCCGCCTCCCCTGACCGACCCCGGCCCACCCGGCCACCCTGCCCCCTCACCCGCCACCCTGGCACTCACCCGCACCACCCCTCACCCGCACCACCGTGAGATCACAAAGGAGAGATCACATGAAGAA
This is a stretch of genomic DNA from Microbacterium sp. YJN-G. It encodes these proteins:
- a CDS encoding S9 family peptidase, giving the protein MPPPAAARRPITRTHHGDAFEDAYEWLRAKEDAEVIAHLEAENDYAEARTEHLGALRETVFQEVKARVLETDLSVPTRRGDWWYYARTEEGAQYGIQCRTAAIGDVWTPPVLEPGVPVQGEVVLLDGNAEAEGHEFFSLGAFDMSEDGSRMLWSVDLEGSELYTVHVRDLGSGERLADVIENTGQAFLTPDGQSVIYTTRDDAWRPDTLWLHRIGTPADDDVKLFHEPDERFWLGAGITRSRKYLVIGLGSKITSEELLVDLADPTSAPQVVWPRRDGVEYAVDHAVVDGEDRLLILHNDGALDFELVSVAASDPQGDRQVLLPHTPGRRLLDVDCFRDFATVEFRTDGMPHAALLDYRTGELDVVGFDEPLYEAYFSGNPEWHSPFLRMGYASFVTPSTVLDLEPSTGVKHVRKQQPVLGGYDPAEYGQRREWATAPDGVRVPISLVWKRSFGDPGGEVRPVHLYGYGSYEHSIDPGFSTMRLSLLDRGVVFAVAHVRGGGEMGRHWYEDGKELSKRNTFTDFIACGRHLVDTGVTTPERMVAEGGSAGGLLMGAVANLAPELFAGILASVPFVDALTSILDPSLPLTVVEWDEWGDPLHDPEVYAYMKTYTPYENIRPGTAYPRILAMTSLNDTRVLYVEPAKWVAALRYAGAQDVILKCEMSAGHGGVSGRYNAWRERAFEIAWMLDVLGLAG
- a CDS encoding inorganic phosphate transporter, producing the protein METAALVVVLVIALALFFDFTNGFHDTANAMATPIATGALKPKTAVLLAAVLNLVGAFLSTEVAKTVSGGIVNEGDISNALLPQLIFAGLIGAITWNMLTWLLGLPSSSSHALFGGLIGATLVGVGVSGINFGVVMSKVVLPAVIAPLTAGIIAYTATKVAYGLTRRYDGKPDGRSGFRWGQIFTSSMVALAHGTNDAQKTMGVITLALITVGWQTGDPNSESYHNPEFWVIAACAFTIALGTYLGGWRIIRTLGKGLTEVKPAQGFAAESSTAATILASSALGFALSTTQVASGSVIGSGLGRRGASVRWRTAGRIAIGWLLTLPAAGGVGGLAALIVVWLGGWGVAIDAVLALIVIFGLFLRSRRDAVTHANAMSDVAASGHAVDLPDVPGPTRRTSRIELMRALERAERKADEAERAARRAKKLKKAGGSPSEVKAARKAAEKAAQKYQDAEKAAQEWETLSASRRARAKLAEWDLAIDEQEDAR
- a CDS encoding phosphodiesterase, producing MVDLPVFGRHQPASHTIIHLSDPHFLADGARHAGGADSEGNFDLTLASVSRVHPHPSAIVVTGDLTDLGEPDAYRRLRAALEPVAAQLGCPIIWVAGNHDERPALREGLLDGPPTQDPVTGVWDLDGLRLIALDTSIPGWHHGDVDEQQREWLAGVLSEPAPHGTLLAMHHPPLPAHVPLFDILELRHQDELAEVIRGTDVRGILAGHLHYSSSGMFAGVPVSVASSTCYTMNLGRAATEVNGMDAAQSFQLVHVRPETITHTVVPVADAPTGDYFSEEWLQQMARLSPQQRLEVFSRKPPVAQA
- a CDS encoding peptidase; the protein is MSVVIDWGAFLNVFLAAMIGAVATVVFYALGLRMLVRAGRVPVVTPAEFTDAITVLSDKEIRRAEKAAAKAARKSPLSEGQKTLAFGAAILFFVLCGAAVLGGILLIVIGF